In Geminocystis sp. NIES-3709, a single genomic region encodes these proteins:
- a CDS encoding hemolysin family protein, with protein sequence MLTLFSIVIVVLLGSAICSLTETVILSVSDIKVKQWAQSKKTPALALLKIKKKMSRPIATIVMLNNIFNIVGSIIIGSLATEVLGNRLLGLFSALLTFLIIIFGEILPKTIGQRYADNLALLLALPTQFLTLILSPLVWLIEKITEPFTQGKVLPTTNEMEIKLLTNIGSNEGVIEVNEAEMINRVFHLNDLSASDIMTPRIIITYLKGDLILKDCQDVVIKSEHTRILVVQDSIDDVIGIAFKSELLAAIIQGKQEEKVANLTRTANFVPETIRANRLLKHFQEIRQHLMVVIDEYGGVSGVVTLEDVLEVLTGDIVDETDKIVSLREIARKKRERLLISKGVGDMNN encoded by the coding sequence ATGTTAACTCTTTTTTCGATCGTAATTGTAGTTTTATTAGGTTCAGCTATTTGTTCTTTAACAGAAACAGTTATATTATCCGTTTCCGATATAAAGGTAAAACAATGGGCTCAATCAAAAAAAACACCGGCTTTAGCTTTGTTAAAAATTAAGAAAAAAATGAGCCGACCGATCGCTACGATTGTTATGCTCAATAATATTTTTAATATCGTTGGTAGTATTATAATTGGTAGTTTAGCAACCGAAGTTTTAGGGAATAGATTATTAGGACTTTTTTCTGCATTATTAACTTTTTTAATTATTATTTTCGGAGAAATATTACCCAAAACTATCGGTCAAAGATATGCTGATAATTTAGCATTATTATTAGCATTACCTACACAATTTTTAACCTTAATATTAAGTCCTTTAGTGTGGTTAATAGAGAAAATTACTGAACCTTTTACTCAAGGAAAAGTATTGCCCACAACGAATGAAATGGAGATAAAATTGTTAACAAATATTGGTAGTAATGAAGGCGTAATTGAAGTCAATGAAGCAGAAATGATTAATCGTGTTTTCCATCTTAATGATCTATCTGCTTCTGATATAATGACTCCTAGAATTATCATTACCTATCTTAAAGGAGATCTCATTTTAAAAGATTGTCAAGACGTTGTTATTAAATCTGAACATACTCGTATTTTAGTCGTACAAGACTCTATTGATGATGTAATTGGTATTGCTTTTAAGAGTGAATTATTAGCCGCAATTATTCAAGGAAAACAAGAAGAAAAAGTCGCTAATTTAACTCGAACGGCTAATTTTGTACCCGAAACTATTAGAGCCAATCGATTATTAAAACATTTCCAAGAAATTAGGCAACATTTAATGGTAGTAATTGATGAATATGGAGGCGTTTCTGGAGTGGTTACTTTAGAAGATGTGTTAGAAGTTTTGACGGGAGATATTGTTGATGAAACTGACAAAATTGTTAGTCTTAGAGAAATTGCAAGAAAAAAAAGAGAACGACTTTTGATCTCTAAAGGTGTAGGAGACATGAACAATTAA
- the gpmI gene encoding 2,3-bisphosphoglycerate-independent phosphoglycerate mutase: MTQTPISPVVLVILDGWGYREDSQDNAIALAKTPVMDSLLEVYPNTLINASGRAVGLPNGQMGNSEVGHLNLGAGRVVPQELVRISDAVEDGSIFKDPVLEEICQNVIKSQGKLHLMGLCSDGGVHSHLDHLIGLLDLAKLQGVSEVCVHFITDGRDTNPNDAVKYVRTIEEHIKKIGVGKIVTICGRYYAMDRDRRWDRVQKAYDLYTIDGTGDGRTTIEVIEDSYKEGINDEFIEPTRIAEGAITEGDAVIFYNFRPDRARQICYAFTMDNFNGFERQKIENLHFATFTQYDPNLPVKVVFEPQYLTNILGEVIANAGLKQFRVSETEKYPHVTYFFNGGLEQPLEGEDRELVQSPMVATYDKAPAMSAMELTTVACDAITKGIYSLVVMNYANPDMVGHTGKLDAAQTAIETVDTCLGKLLKAINQVGGTVLITADHGNAEYMKDENGNPWTAHTTNQVPFILVEGEGRKIIGHGGNVKLKENGKLADIAPTILDILQLPKPQEMTGESLITKPEYEVKKSRTPISVAV; the protein is encoded by the coding sequence ATGACTCAAACACCAATATCTCCCGTCGTGTTAGTAATTCTGGATGGTTGGGGTTATCGGGAAGATTCACAGGATAATGCGATCGCTTTAGCTAAAACACCTGTTATGGATAGTCTGCTAGAAGTTTATCCTAATACTCTCATCAATGCATCGGGTAGAGCTGTTGGATTACCGAATGGACAAATGGGTAATTCTGAAGTAGGACATTTGAATTTAGGAGCGGGACGAGTTGTTCCCCAAGAATTAGTGAGAATTTCGGATGCTGTGGAAGATGGTTCAATTTTCAAAGATCCTGTATTAGAAGAAATCTGTCAGAATGTCATTAAATCTCAAGGAAAATTACATTTAATGGGATTATGTTCCGATGGCGGTGTTCATTCTCATTTAGATCATTTAATTGGTTTATTGGATTTGGCTAAGTTACAGGGTGTTTCAGAAGTTTGCGTTCACTTTATTACAGATGGTAGAGATACAAACCCCAATGATGCTGTAAAGTATGTTAGAACGATCGAAGAACATATAAAAAAAATTGGTGTAGGTAAAATTGTCACTATTTGTGGTCGTTATTATGCCATGGATCGCGATCGCCGTTGGGATAGAGTTCAAAAAGCCTATGATTTATACACTATAGATGGTACAGGAGATGGTAGAACGACTATAGAGGTAATAGAAGATTCTTATAAAGAAGGCATCAACGATGAATTTATTGAACCAACTCGTATTGCTGAAGGTGCAATTACAGAAGGGGATGCTGTAATATTCTATAATTTTCGTCCCGATCGAGCCCGACAAATATGTTATGCTTTCACCATGGATAATTTTAACGGTTTTGAACGGCAAAAAATTGAGAACCTTCATTTCGCTACCTTTACTCAATACGATCCCAATTTACCCGTAAAAGTGGTTTTTGAACCTCAGTATTTAACTAATATTCTTGGAGAAGTCATTGCCAATGCAGGATTAAAACAATTTCGTGTTTCAGAAACCGAAAAATATCCCCACGTTACTTATTTTTTCAATGGTGGATTAGAGCAACCTTTAGAGGGAGAAGATCGAGAATTGGTACAAAGTCCTATGGTTGCAACCTATGATAAAGCTCCGGCCATGTCTGCTATGGAATTAACCACCGTAGCGTGTGATGCTATTACAAAAGGTATCTATTCTCTCGTGGTGATGAACTATGCAAATCCTGATATGGTAGGTCATACAGGCAAATTAGATGCCGCTCAAACTGCGATCGAAACCGTTGATACTTGTTTAGGTAAACTGTTGAAAGCTATTAATCAAGTAGGTGGTACTGTATTAATAACGGCGGATCATGGTAATGCAGAATACATGAAAGATGAAAACGGTAATCCTTGGACTGCTCATACCACTAATCAAGTACCTTTTATTTTAGTTGAAGGAGAAGGACGTAAAATAATTGGTCATGGTGGTAATGTTAAACTCAAAGAAAACGGTAAATTGGCAGATATTGCCCCCACAATTCTCGATATTTTACAACTGCCTAAACCCCAAGAAATGACAGGAGAATCTTTAATTACAAAACCAGAATATGAAGTCAAAAAAAGTCGCACTCCCATTAGTGTTGCTGTTTAA
- the secG gene encoding preprotein translocase subunit SecG, producing MGVYQVVQIVWAVSAGLLTVLVLLHSPKGDGLGGIGGQAQLFSSTKSAEATLNRVTWILSLTFISLTVVLSAGWLNN from the coding sequence ATGGGTGTTTATCAAGTAGTTCAAATTGTTTGGGCAGTATCTGCCGGATTATTAACAGTTTTAGTGTTATTACATTCTCCTAAAGGTGATGGATTAGGAGGTATTGGAGGACAAGCACAACTTTTTTCCAGCACAAAAAGTGCAGAAGCAACTCTTAATCGTGTGACATGGATTTTAAGTCTAACTTTTATTAGCTTAACTGTTGTTTTGAGTGCAGGATGGTTGAATAATTAG
- the ilvN gene encoding acetolactate synthase small subunit: protein MKHTISVLVEDEAGVLTRIAGLFARRGFNIESLAVGPTEQGNISRITMVVPGDEDTIEQLTKQLHKLINVIKVTDITKIPCVERELMLVKVSTNANTRGEILQIVQIFRARVVDMSDDSLTLEVVGDPGKMVAIISMLNKFGIKEIARTGKVALVRESGVNTEYLKSLEAKI, encoded by the coding sequence ATGAAGCATACTATTTCTGTATTAGTAGAAGATGAAGCAGGAGTTTTGACAAGAATTGCGGGATTATTTGCCCGTAGAGGTTTTAATATTGAAAGTCTAGCTGTAGGACCGACAGAACAAGGTAATATTTCACGCATTACGATGGTTGTACCTGGGGATGAAGACACGATCGAACAGCTAACAAAACAGTTACATAAGTTAATTAATGTAATCAAAGTTACTGATATTACTAAAATTCCTTGTGTAGAAAGAGAGTTAATGTTAGTAAAAGTTAGCACCAATGCCAATACTAGGGGAGAAATTCTACAAATTGTCCAAATTTTTCGGGCTAGGGTAGTAGATATGTCTGATGACAGTTTAACTTTGGAAGTGGTTGGAGATCCGGGTAAAATGGTCGCTATTATTTCTATGTTAAATAAATTTGGGATAAAAGAAATAGCAAGAACTGGAAAAGTTGCTTTAGTAAGAGAATCAGGGGTTAATACTGAATACTTAAAATCTTTGGAAGCGAAAATATAA